From a region of the Pseudanabaena sp. ABRG5-3 genome:
- a CDS encoding class I SAM-dependent methyltransferase, translated as MSFVNPRISNNYLFDVYRHEYFHRNQDGYNDYESIANLRIKTFEKWYRDLAPYCINKGIALDIGCAAGYFLDVLQEHQWQVEGIELEHRMYDLLIQKGYTISNEPLEYFTAVHQYDLITMFDVIEHLPELQKDFAKISSLLSDQGILAISTPNIESLQYRVFRRRWFQFKPVEHLYYFSPSTLKRLAQDHGLRVEVMKKSGQYSNIPFIVDRLEHYGFYNLARLLSLIVKLFGLGNLNWYADTGSIFVILRKVE; from the coding sequence ATGTCATTTGTTAATCCTAGAATTAGTAATAACTATCTCTTTGATGTTTATCGCCATGAATATTTTCATCGTAATCAAGATGGATATAATGACTATGAAAGCATTGCCAATTTAAGAATTAAAACCTTTGAGAAGTGGTATAGAGATCTTGCTCCATACTGCATAAACAAAGGAATTGCACTAGATATCGGTTGTGCCGCAGGATATTTTCTTGATGTTTTACAAGAACATCAGTGGCAGGTTGAGGGGATAGAACTGGAGCATCGTATGTATGATTTGCTTATTCAGAAGGGATATACAATCAGTAATGAACCTCTAGAGTATTTCACTGCCGTACATCAATACGATCTGATTACGATGTTTGATGTAATTGAACATTTACCTGAGTTACAGAAAGATTTCGCAAAAATTAGTAGTTTACTTTCGGATCAAGGTATTCTTGCAATTTCCACACCTAATATCGAGAGTCTCCAATATCGAGTTTTTAGAAGACGATGGTTTCAGTTTAAGCCTGTGGAACACTTATATTACTTTTCTCCTTCAACATTAAAACGGTTGGCTCAAGATCATGGGCTAAGGGTAGAAGTAATGAAAAAATCTGGTCAATACTCAAATATTCCCTTTATTGTCGATAGACTAGAGCATTATGGGTTTTATAATCTGGCAAGATTACTTAGCCTGATTGTTAAATTGTTTGGTTTGGGTAATCTGAATTGGTATGCTGACACTGGAAGTATATTTGTTATTCTTCGCAAAGTTGAGTGA
- a CDS encoding class I SAM-dependent methyltransferase, protein MNTNPNEKIRQQFDLMPYPNLPASQMGGDGDRGLILHSFVTAWYAKTQRVGDRQDLTILDIGCGSGVTTLALAIANPKARIVGIDLSKASLKLASDRLTYHGFPDAEFYNLPIAELPRLKEEQGIEFDYINCEDTLYFLTEPAEGLQAMRSVLKPEGLLRTNVHSLYQRADFFRAQTFAKLLGFLDGNPTETEYRQIYAIMEALGDGTMLKASTWTPSDKSFGFVLMNYVMQEDKGFTIPDVFQMLRSANLEFVSMINPADWRWQNIFPNGMPEHFSQFLTKVTAEQSLHAFELLQPVNRLLDIWCGHSGRSPEYVEISQWSDEMWHSATIHLHPVLRTDQFFQTLDQAISQMRPDANLQKLHRPNLDALTVTLCLRFLWQRPCKFSELVTYWCSHKPRLEAYRQVSTIIGGAVALVGKLSDRQAQDELKFLLSELVLDYLVLLELPS, encoded by the coding sequence ATGAATACAAACCCCAATGAAAAAATTCGTCAGCAATTTGACTTAATGCCCTATCCTAATTTGCCTGCATCGCAAATGGGAGGTGATGGCGATCGCGGTTTGATTTTGCATTCTTTTGTGACGGCTTGGTATGCCAAAACTCAACGGGTTGGCGATCGCCAAGATTTGACAATTTTAGATATCGGTTGTGGTTCGGGAGTAACTACCTTAGCTTTAGCGATCGCAAATCCCAAGGCGCGGATTGTGGGCATCGATCTCTCAAAGGCTTCTTTAAAATTGGCAAGCGATCGCCTCACTTATCATGGATTTCCTGATGCCGAATTTTATAATTTGCCCATCGCCGAGCTTCCGCGCTTAAAAGAAGAACAGGGAATCGAATTTGACTATATTAACTGCGAAGACACGCTCTATTTCTTAACCGAACCAGCCGAAGGATTGCAAGCGATGCGATCGGTTCTCAAACCTGAAGGTTTATTACGGACAAATGTTCATAGTCTCTATCAACGTGCCGATTTTTTTCGCGCCCAAACCTTTGCCAAATTGTTAGGATTTCTGGATGGAAATCCCACGGAAACAGAGTACAGGCAAATTTACGCAATTATGGAAGCCTTAGGCGATGGAACAATGCTCAAGGCAAGTACTTGGACTCCCTCCGATAAATCTTTTGGCTTTGTATTGATGAATTACGTGATGCAGGAAGATAAGGGCTTTACGATTCCTGATGTTTTTCAAATGTTGCGATCGGCAAATTTAGAATTTGTGAGCATGATCAATCCTGCGGACTGGCGTTGGCAAAATATATTTCCCAATGGAATGCCAGAGCATTTCAGTCAATTTTTAACAAAGGTTACGGCTGAGCAAAGTCTTCATGCCTTTGAACTGCTCCAACCCGTTAACCGTCTGCTGGATATTTGGTGCGGTCACTCAGGGCGATCGCCTGAATATGTAGAGATTAGTCAATGGTCGGATGAAATGTGGCATTCAGCAACGATTCATTTGCATCCTGTTTTGCGAACCGATCAGTTTTTTCAAACTCTAGATCAAGCGATCTCCCAAATGCGTCCCGATGCTAATTTGCAAAAATTACATCGACCGAACCTTGATGCTCTCACAGTAACTCTCTGTTTGCGATTTCTTTGGCAGCGTCCCTGTAAATTCTCGGAGCTTGTCACCTATTGGTGCAGCCACAAACCTAGACTAGAAGCTTATCGGCAAGTTTCGACCATTATCGGTGGTGCTGTTGCACTAGTTGGCAAACTCAGCGATCGCCAAGCTCAAGATGAACTCAAATTTTTATTAAGTGAACTTGTTTTAGATTATCTGGTGCTGCTCGAATTACCATCCTAG
- a CDS encoding fasciclin domain-containing protein, giving the protein MTTIVDIAVNNEGFSTLVTAVSAASLVEALQSPGPFTVFAPNDAAFAKLPAGTITTLVQNIPQLARILTYHVVAGRYKKEDLIGIKSLTSLEGSQIDLDISEEGFEANNATVIAADIEADNGVIHVIDTVMLMRPHWFYPIMESGKVGV; this is encoded by the coding sequence ATGACTACAATCGTTGATATCGCTGTTAATAATGAAGGTTTCTCTACCCTTGTCACCGCAGTATCGGCAGCAAGTTTAGTAGAAGCATTACAAAGTCCAGGACCTTTTACAGTATTTGCTCCCAATGATGCGGCTTTTGCAAAACTCCCCGCTGGCACAATTACCACCCTAGTTCAAAATATCCCTCAATTAGCACGTATTCTGACCTACCATGTAGTTGCAGGTAGATATAAAAAAGAAGACTTAATCGGCATTAAATCTCTCACTTCCCTTGAAGGTTCTCAAATTGATCTAGATATTTCAGAGGAAGGTTTTGAAGCAAATAACGCTACGGTGATTGCTGCGGATATTGAGGCAGATAATGGTGTTATTCATGTAATTGATACAGTTATGCTGATGCGCCCCCATTGGTTTTATCCAATTATGGAGTCGGGCAAAGTCGGCGTATAG
- a CDS encoding CO2 hydration protein has product MTATLVPPTTKLPPSTHPYADVIHRLEAGGSMLPDTPENLMQIIGLYKAYAVPMDFYWRDLLYIAEQVFLEPLPAFKYFLPQEYLDLRNHYAGDDADWRFWRGEATAHPELLEFMSKGELNAKIPKLFHHLYHDRINMEFAEECMRAMFWHRNMGGELEPYMDSEEYRQNADRAIRAYFKNNPIMLGLYKLFPELFLEQCRQATMTSVLGLFWEIMAPVFFEMSDIYDEGGFKGVPDAMNFLVNGIFAIAGRPIYHRVNISGEWLDIVPKSKGFTWLYEAAFPYVEAVFYRTSPFRGTKSYNAQANEIPKDQNDFHYGILYADKFPVGSAGIPPTLLHQDMYHFLPQYLVDYYKQFCRGEDDTLIQLAVSFQRSMYNVTSAVIQAGRAAFLYPLDDPNPKHLLANRHYFEGQLNRFCNPKYGMDKAARIAMIQDQNYR; this is encoded by the coding sequence TCATCCATCGTCTAGAAGCAGGTGGCTCCATGCTACCTGACACGCCCGAAAATCTAATGCAAATAATCGGACTCTACAAGGCTTACGCCGTACCGATGGATTTCTATTGGCGCGATTTGCTCTACATAGCGGAGCAGGTATTTCTAGAGCCGCTTCCTGCATTTAAGTACTTCTTGCCTCAGGAATATCTCGATTTACGCAACCACTATGCAGGTGATGATGCTGATTGGCGCTTTTGGCGTGGTGAGGCAACAGCTCATCCTGAGTTGTTAGAGTTTATGTCTAAGGGAGAACTAAACGCCAAGATTCCTAAACTCTTCCATCACCTCTATCACGATCGCATCAACATGGAGTTTGCCGAAGAATGTATGCGGGCTATGTTTTGGCATCGCAACATGGGTGGTGAACTAGAGCCTTATATGGATTCGGAAGAATATCGTCAGAATGCCGATCGCGCCATTCGGGCTTATTTCAAAAACAATCCAATCATGTTGGGACTATATAAGCTCTTTCCTGAACTATTTTTAGAGCAATGCCGCCAAGCAACCATGACCTCAGTTTTAGGTCTGTTCTGGGAAATCATGGCTCCCGTATTCTTCGAGATGTCCGATATTTACGATGAAGGCGGATTTAAAGGTGTACCCGATGCGATGAACTTCTTGGTAAATGGGATTTTTGCGATCGCAGGTCGTCCTATTTATCATCGCGTCAATATTAGTGGGGAATGGTTGGATATTGTCCCCAAATCTAAGGGATTCACTTGGCTCTACGAAGCAGCATTTCCCTATGTCGAGGCAGTGTTTTATCGCACTTCACCCTTCCGTGGTACAAAGTCCTACAATGCTCAGGCAAATGAAATTCCTAAGGATCAGAATGATTTCCACTATGGGATTTTATATGCGGACAAATTCCCCGTAGGTTCAGCAGGGATTCCACCAACATTGTTACATCAGGATATGTACCACTTCCTGCCTCAGTACCTTGTGGACTATTACAAGCAATTTTGTCGTGGTGAAGATGACACCTTGATTCAATTGGCAGTGAGTTTTCAGCGATCGATGTACAACGTTACTTCAGCCGTAATTCAGGCAGGTAGAGCCGCGTTTCTCTATCCCCTTGATGATCCTAATCCCAAACATCTCTTAGCCAATCGCCATTATTTTGAGGGACAACTAAATCGGTTCTGTAACCCTAAATACGGCATGGATAAGGCTGCCAGAATTGCCATGATTCAAGATCAAAACTATCGTTAA